Proteins from a genomic interval of Methanococcoides sp. AM1:
- a CDS encoding energy-coupling factor ABC transporter permease: protein MHIFEGFLPSPWWQLWFVFSIPIIFFGIYRLNKLVAEKRELLPLLAVAGAFIFVLSSLKMPSVTGSSSHPTGTGMAAILFGPAIAAVLSTIVLLYQAIFLAHGGLTTLGANVASMGIIGPVAAYVIYKVGMKANINFYVVVFLAATFADWITYVVTSVELALAFPAEVGGFAASLKAFMLVFATTQVPLAIMEGALTALIFKYVIQVKSDALLQLNVISESVLDKIKGASQ from the coding sequence ATGCATATATTTGAAGGGTTTTTACCATCACCATGGTGGCAACTGTGGTTTGTGTTCTCTATACCAATAATATTCTTTGGTATCTACAGGTTGAACAAACTTGTAGCTGAAAAGCGCGAACTATTGCCTTTACTGGCAGTAGCGGGAGCATTCATCTTTGTACTTTCATCTTTGAAAATGCCGTCTGTTACGGGTAGTTCTTCACACCCTACAGGAACAGGAATGGCAGCTATTCTTTTCGGTCCTGCAATTGCAGCGGTCCTGAGTACAATTGTACTACTTTATCAGGCAATTTTCCTGGCACACGGCGGTCTTACAACACTTGGTGCAAATGTTGCATCAATGGGTATCATTGGCCCGGTTGCAGCATATGTCATCTATAAAGTAGGTATGAAGGCTAACATTAACTTCTATGTAGTCGTTTTCCTTGCTGCGACATTTGCAGACTGGATCACCTATGTCGTAACTTCTGTTGAGCTTGCTTTGGCTTTCCCTGCAGAGGTCGGCGGATTTGCAGCATCACTTAAAGCGTTCATGCTGGTATTTGCAACAACACAGGTTCCTCTGGCTATCATGGAAGGTGCACTGACAGCTCTTATCTTCAAGTATGTGATACAGGTAAAGAGCGATGCGCTTTTACAGCTCAATGTAATTTCAGAATCAGTCCTTGATAAAATAAAGGGGGCTAGCCAATGA
- a CDS encoding energy-coupling factor ABC transporter ATP-binding protein produces the protein MMILETKGLKYSYHDGTQAVKGVDVKIKKGKKIAFVGKNGSGKSTLFMLLNGTLKPKEGAVYFHGKPMEYDAKSLREVRKSVGIVFQNSDDQIFAPTVYQDVGFGPTNLGYSKEEVEEKVNHTLEYIGITEFKDKPPHHLSGGQKKRVAIAGVCSMDPEIMILDEPLANLDPVGADEILDLLNELNHNGTTMIISTHDVELAYSWADYVYFMTEGNIIGEGLPEDVFRDAELLRKSYLRQPRTLEIYSELERRNLAIRNRFPTSVPELVNSFKPPELMWIEVSPDVKEGDIINLGVMHGEYAISSPYEAVNAKVLHIHPEGHAIAEMTRHGIKSGGIVIYNTDIYDEESFRKVVAEEDIDSIGAMGKKSKTLAENNLIDLKITSGVIDKSILMALCGKRSLIMTSGGMVEHAVKRIDEYAESSGIAIQLSLANIERDELDL, from the coding sequence ATGATGATATTGGAAACAAAAGGCTTGAAGTATTCCTACCATGATGGGACCCAGGCTGTGAAAGGCGTTGATGTAAAGATTAAAAAAGGTAAAAAGATAGCCTTTGTCGGAAAGAATGGTTCCGGTAAATCAACACTTTTCATGCTGTTGAACGGTACCCTCAAACCTAAAGAAGGCGCGGTATATTTCCATGGCAAACCTATGGAATACGATGCAAAGTCCCTGCGTGAGGTACGAAAAAGTGTTGGTATTGTCTTCCAGAACTCTGATGACCAGATATTTGCCCCTACAGTCTATCAGGATGTAGGTTTTGGTCCCACTAACCTTGGTTATTCGAAAGAAGAAGTTGAAGAGAAGGTCAATCATACCCTCGAATACATCGGTATAACCGAATTCAAGGATAAACCACCCCACCATTTGAGTGGAGGACAGAAAAAGAGGGTTGCCATTGCAGGTGTCTGTTCAATGGACCCCGAGATCATGATCCTTGACGAACCATTAGCGAACCTCGATCCTGTAGGCGCGGATGAGATCCTTGATCTGCTGAATGAATTAAATCATAATGGTACCACCATGATAATTTCAACTCATGATGTGGAACTTGCCTACAGCTGGGCAGATTACGTATATTTCATGACAGAGGGGAACATAATAGGCGAAGGCCTGCCTGAAGATGTTTTCAGAGATGCTGAACTTTTGAGGAAATCATATCTAAGACAGCCTCGCACGCTGGAAATATATAGCGAACTTGAAAGAAGGAACCTTGCCATCCGTAACAGGTTCCCAACAAGTGTTCCTGAACTGGTAAATTCCTTCAAGCCTCCTGAATTGATGTGGATAGAAGTATCACCTGATGTAAAAGAAGGCGATATTATTAATCTTGGTGTTATGCACGGAGAATATGCTATCAGCAGTCCTTATGAGGCAGTTAATGCAAAGGTTCTGCACATCCATCCGGAAGGGCATGCTATTGCAGAAATGACAAGGCATGGCATCAAGTCCGGCGGTATTGTCATCTATAACACGGATATTTATGACGAGGAATCTTTCCGTAAAGTTGTCGCTGAAGAAGATATTGACAGTATAGGTGCAATGGGTAAAAAGAGCAAGACACTTGCTGAAAATAACCTCATCGATCTGAAGATAACTTCCGGTGTCATCGATAAATCCATACTGATGGCACTTTGTGGTAAGAGATCCCTGATAATGACATCTGGTGGAATGGTAGAACATGCTGTAAAACGTATTGACGAATATGCAGAGAGCAGTGGAATAGCCATTCAACTTTCTCTTGCAAATATTGAAAGGGACGAATTGGATCTTTAA
- a CDS encoding energy-coupling factor ABC transporter substrate-binding protein, whose product MKGEAIFAVIAILFVASFFYGMAANPDSEFGGADGQAEDVIAEITDGQYEEWTADSWVNSVKFEPPGGETESLLFALQAAIGAIVLGYFFGYYKGKGQSE is encoded by the coding sequence ATGAAAGGTGAAGCAATATTTGCAGTAATAGCTATCTTGTTCGTAGCATCATTCTTCTATGGAATGGCAGCAAACCCGGACTCAGAGTTTGGTGGTGCTGACGGTCAGGCAGAAGATGTCATCGCTGAGATCACAGACGGTCAATACGAAGAGTGGACAGCAGATTCATGGGTCAACTCTGTAAAGTTCGAACCTCCTGGAGGAGAAACCGAGAGTCTTCTCTTTGCACTTCAGGCTGCTATCGGCGCAATTGTCCTTGGTTACTTCTTCGGATATTACAAGGGCAAAGGACAGTCTGAATAA
- a CDS encoding cobalt-precorrin-5B (C(1))-methyltransferase, whose protein sequence is MIDPVNKSKIPEEWINKSKIPRDELEEGIKSGMLVVLSDGSVLQRGYTTGTTATVAAKAAVLSLRKDVDKVSVPTPVGLRAVMDVKAKDGYAVAVKLKNDHESDITRGLEFEARAVESDKINITAGEGIGIVTRGGLQSKKGYPAINPKPMQQIKDAVAEAVEEIGIKGVDVELSLPRGSEIAKQTLNSRIGVEGGISILGTTGFVEPWNDHLGEMKSDLVREASKVVLTTGRIGIRYSTMLFPDYTVVLAGSRISEFLDSTTGEVAICGLPGLVLKWGDPDMLKDSGFATVSEMIEVEPEGEHIKRAFAKTVEKGKGARIVVVDRDGTVLMDSGEKK, encoded by the coding sequence ATTATCGATCCTGTTAACAAATCAAAGATCCCGGAAGAGTGGATCAATAAATCTAAAATACCCCGCGATGAGCTTGAAGAGGGTATAAAGAGCGGGATGCTGGTGGTGCTTAGTGATGGTTCAGTGCTCCAGAGGGGCTATACCACAGGAACCACTGCTACCGTTGCGGCCAAAGCAGCTGTCCTGTCACTCAGGAAGGATGTGGACAAGGTCTCAGTCCCCACACCTGTAGGACTTCGTGCTGTCATGGATGTAAAGGCAAAAGATGGTTATGCTGTTGCCGTTAAACTGAAAAACGACCATGAGTCTGATATCACCCGTGGCCTTGAGTTCGAGGCAAGGGCGGTTGAATCCGACAAGATCAATATTACTGCCGGGGAGGGCATAGGTATCGTCACAAGAGGCGGCCTGCAGTCCAAAAAAGGCTATCCTGCTATCAATCCAAAACCAATGCAGCAGATAAAGGATGCAGTTGCAGAGGCTGTGGAAGAGATCGGCATCAAAGGCGTTGATGTGGAGCTATCCCTTCCAAGAGGTTCTGAGATTGCAAAGCAGACCCTGAACAGCCGTATCGGTGTCGAGGGTGGCATCTCCATTCTCGGGACCACGGGCTTTGTTGAGCCCTGGAACGATCATCTTGGTGAAATGAAGAGTGATCTCGTACGTGAAGCTTCAAAGGTCGTTCTTACCACCGGTCGTATAGGTATCCGTTATTCTACAATGCTGTTCCCTGATTATACGGTAGTTCTTGCCGGAAGTCGCATCTCCGAGTTCCTTGATTCTACAACTGGTGAGGTAGCGATTTGTGGCTTGCCGGGTCTGGTCCTGAAATGGGGAGATCCCGATATGCTCAAGGACAGTGGCTTTGCAACTGTCTCTGAGATGATCGAGGTGGAACCTGAAGGTGAACATATTAAACGTGCATTTGCAAAAACGGTGGAGAAAGGCAAAGGTGCACGCATTGTGGTAGTGGACAGGGACGGCACCGTCCTTATGGACAGCGGGGAAAAGAAATGA
- the cbiQ gene encoding cobalt ECF transporter T component CbiQ, translating into MTNILDDYALVSPLRYRNNWLKLTIITFGLLMGVSSQSFILPFTVAFCMSFATVYFAKIPAGFYLKLLSAPAVFVILSVIIIAFFFGSGTELFGFDVFSYRFGINTGGLDMALLVFSRTLSGMSCLFFLSLTTPMVELFSVLKATKLPDSLIELSMMMYRYIFVFLEVAWGIRYAQSVRLGYKDWRTSLNSLAMLATTLFIRSWEQGEKIFISMSARCYDGRILFFEEKRPVRATELILTGTYFSAILVLWYLTNDISIF; encoded by the coding sequence ATGACGAACATTCTTGATGACTATGCCCTGGTAAGTCCGTTAAGGTACCGAAATAACTGGCTAAAACTTACTATAATTACTTTTGGTCTGTTAATGGGAGTTTCTTCACAATCCTTCATTCTTCCTTTTACTGTAGCTTTTTGTATGAGTTTTGCAACGGTTTATTTTGCGAAGATCCCTGCCGGATTTTACCTGAAACTCTTGTCTGCTCCTGCTGTTTTTGTGATCTTAAGTGTTATCATCATAGCATTTTTCTTTGGTTCCGGAACTGAACTATTCGGGTTTGATGTTTTTAGTTACAGGTTTGGAATAAACACAGGTGGACTTGATATGGCATTGCTGGTATTTTCAAGGACACTCAGCGGTATGTCATGCCTGTTCTTCCTTTCACTGACAACGCCTATGGTGGAATTGTTTTCAGTCCTGAAAGCTACAAAGTTACCTGATTCTTTAATTGAGCTATCAATGATGATGTATCGTTACATCTTTGTTTTTCTTGAGGTTGCATGGGGTATCAGGTATGCACAGTCCGTAAGGCTTGGATACAAGGACTGGAGAACCAGTCTTAATTCACTTGCCATGCTTGCAACAACTCTTTTCATAAGATCATGGGAACAGGGAGAGAAGATCTTCATTTCCATGAGTGCACGTTGCTATGATGGAAGAATCCTCTTCTTTGAGGAAAAAAGGCCCGTCAGGGCAACGGAATTGATACTCACAGGTACCTACTTTTCCGCAATTCTGGTGTTATGGTATCTGACCAATGATATTTCTATATTCTAA
- a CDS encoding cobalt-precorrin-7 (C(5))-methyltransferase has product MIIAGVGVGPNMLTLEAIEAIRNASVVYGSKRSLELAEPYIECEAKTIKNYKALHELPDDAVVLSTGDPMFSGLGKFAGEGDRIIPGISSIQVACSRLGVSLSNITAITAHGRDPAPAKKAFIQEIELGKDIFMLPADTFGVAEVAEVLKEMGVDAKLYVCENFGYPEERIAGGTVDEPPQAESVLHCVVVVRQ; this is encoded by the coding sequence ATGATAATCGCAGGTGTCGGTGTCGGGCCGAACATGTTGACACTGGAAGCTATCGAAGCCATACGCAATGCATCGGTGGTCTATGGTTCGAAGCGCTCCCTTGAGCTTGCTGAACCTTACATTGAGTGTGAGGCAAAGACCATCAAGAACTACAAAGCTCTACACGAGCTGCCTGATGATGCGGTGGTTCTTTCCACAGGCGATCCCATGTTCTCCGGGCTTGGCAAGTTTGCCGGGGAGGGGGACAGGATCATACCGGGAATCTCTTCTATTCAGGTCGCATGTTCCCGATTAGGTGTCAGCCTCTCGAACATAACCGCAATAACGGCACATGGACGTGACCCTGCACCTGCAAAAAAGGCATTCATTCAGGAGATCGAATTGGGTAAAGACATTTTCATGCTTCCTGCTGACACCTTTGGTGTTGCAGAGGTTGCTGAAGTGCTGAAAGAAATGGGTGTGGATGCAAAACTCTATGTTTGTGAGAACTTCGGCTATCCTGAGGAGCGTATTGCAGGTGGAACTGTGGATGAGCCACCACAGGCAGAATCAGTTCTTCATTGCGTTGTAGTTGTAAGGCAATAA